In Carassius carassius chromosome 14, fCarCar2.1, whole genome shotgun sequence, the genomic stretch CATGGTGACCAAGGCTGATGGCGGATGGCGTCCCTGTGGAGATTTCCATCGCCTGAACGACGCCACCACACCCGACCGGTACCCAGTGCCACACATCCAGGACTTCTCCGCCCACCTAGCCGGCGCCACCATTTTCTCAAAGGTGGACCTGGTGCGCGGTTACCACCAGGTGCCTGTCCACCCGCAGGATGTCCCCAAAACAGCGGTCATCACACCCTTTGGCCTTTTCGAATTCCTACGGATGCCTTTCGGCCTCAAGGGGGCAGCGCAGacgttccagcgtctcatggaCTCGGTGCTGCGAGATATGCCGTTCATGTTTGTTTACTTGGATGACATTCTCGTGGCCAGCGCATCTGCAGACGACCACCGAACTCATCTCCGGCAGCTGTTTGGCCGGGCATCCATCACCTTCCTCGGCCACCACGTCACCCCACAGGGGGCAGTCCCCCTCCCTGCCAAGGTGGAGGCCGTCGCCAGTTTTCCACGCCCACGCACTGTGAAGTCCCTGCAGGAGTTCCTGGGCATGGTGAACTTCTACAACCGTTTCCTCCCCCGTGCGGCCCAGCTCATGCGTCCATTGTACTACGCCTTGCGGGGTAGGAGACCGGCGGACATGTTGGATTGGTCCCCAGAGATGACTGATGCGTTTGATGCTGCCAAAACTGCGCTGGCCAACGCTGCTCTGCTGGCGCACCCGTCTCCGACCGCCCCAGTTGCTCTTACTACGGACGCCTCTGATTACGCCGTGGGGGCTGTGTGTGAGCAGTGGGTGAGCGGAGCCTGGCAGCCGCTGGCCTTTTTCAGCAGGAAGCTCCGGGACAATGAGAGGAAGTACAGCGCCTTCGACAGGGAGCTCCTGGGTCTTTTCCTCGCCACCCGTCATTTCCGTTTCCTGTTGGAGGGTCGGCGGTTCACGGCTTTCGTTGACCACAAGCCGCTGACGTTTGCTATGGCCAAGTCTACGGAGCCATGGTCTGGTCGACAGCAGCGTCAGCTCTCGGCCATCTCCGAGTTTACCACTGACATTCAGCACGTGGCTGGCAAGGACAATTTCGTCGCCGACTGCCTCTCCCGGGCGGTCGTTGGTTCCGTCCACTTGGGCCTCGACTATGCGGCTATGGCTGCGGATCAAACGGCGGACTCTGAGGTGCAAGCCTACAGGACGGCCCCCATGGCGCTGCTCATGGAAGATGTGATGTTTGGCGCGGCTAACGCTACACTCCTCTGCGACGTCGCCACTGGGCAACCTCGCCCCATGGTACCTGCTGCCTGGAGGCATAAAGTTTTTGATGCCATCCATGGTCTTTCCCACCCGGGGGTGAAGGCCTCTACCAAGCTGGTGGGGGCCAAGTTCGTCTGGCTGGGCCTGCGGAGGGATGTCAGGGCCTGGGCTGCGGCCTGTGTGGCGTGCCAGCGCGCAAAGGTGACTCGTCATACCAAGGCTCCTTTGGCACCCTTCAAAGTGCCAGAGAGACGTTTTGATCATGTGAATGTGGACCTGGTGGGCCCACTTCCCCCCTCCCGTGGTTACACATACCTCCTCATCATGGTGGACAGGACCACCAGGTGGCCAGAAGTAGTTCCCCTGTCCTCCACTATATCAGCGGAAGTGGCCCGGGCGTTCATTATGGCTTGGGTGGCCCATTTCGGCACACCGTCCGACCTCTCCTCGGACCGGGGTCCGCAGTTCACATCGGAGCTTTGGTCTGCGGTCGCCGAGGTCCTTGGGGTGAAGGTCCATCGTACCACAGCCTATAACCCACAGAGCAACGGATTGTTCGAGCGGTTTCATCGTGACATGAAGGCCGCGCTCAGGGCCAGCCTTACGGGCAGCGACTGGGCTGACCGCCTCCCATGGGTTATGCTTGGCCTTCGCTCCGCCCCCAAGGAAGATCTTCAAGTCTCATCTGCCGAGCTGGTGTATGGCCAGCCGCTGCGTGTCCCGGGGGAGTTTCTTCCGGATCCCACGGCCCTGTGGTCAGTTGCCTCACATCGGGCTGCGTCTCGGGACATTGCAGACGCTTTTGTTCCTATTCCAACGTCCCACCATGGCCTTCCCCGGTCCTACGTGCCCAAGGATTTACCATCAGCCAAGTATGTTTTCATCCGCCACGATGGCCATCAGACACCGCTGCAGCCCCCATACGATGGGCCCTTCCGTGTCCTGGAGGGGGGGTCTAAGAACTTTGTTGTGGATATGGGGGGCAGGCCTGAGCGGGTGGCTATTGACCGTCTCAAGCCTGCTCATGTGGATATTGGCGAACCGTTTCAGCTGGCCCTGCCCCCACGGCGAGGGCGCCCACCTGCGGCAACCTTGCCCCCTGCCCCGCCCCTTGCCCTTGGCCCCTCTACTGTTAGGCGCAGCCGGTATGGCCGCCCAGTCCGCCCCCCTGTGCGTTGACTTTGTTATGTGCTGGACTGTTCTGTTTTGCACTAGTGCATAGTGTCACATGTTCTATTTGGGGTACATGTTCGGCCTGGCCCTGTTATTATGGGTGAATTCTGGGGGGGCCTGTGTGGTGACCCACAAGGATGTCTGAAAGAGACATTCACCAAGGGACTGCACCTTTAAGAAAAGGGGGGTTTAGACGATGACGAGTTCCGCTTGGTTcgtgtgttttggttttgatatCACTCGCTGTACTGTGTGATAGATATATATTGAAGTGGATAGTAAAGCTGACTCGACGCATCTCCGTCTCTTGTCTCCTCACTTACTGCACTccacattttgatattttaaagataaaacattgaaaactgatgtttgaaattatctaaaaaatgaaaaggttccataaaatgtgaaattaaaaccgccaataggtggcagcgagtcactgtaaataagtgagtcattgcaattgaaccgaatcatttaaacggtttattcattcaggaacgaaacactttaatgttgctcagagacgcaaaactgtggctgcagtagctgctgcactttttttcacttcttaaactattttgaattgacattctgcatttaaattaatagtacccactgcaaataatcctaggggtggccacaggggtggccagagtttatacaggggtggccgtgGCAGTAGTACACCTGTTTTTTCTGCCCTCTCTGACCCTGACTTTTAAATGGCCCAGTCGTtgtctgaatgcattgccacaaaaactgttaaaggaatagttcacccagaaatgaaaactcGCTGAAAATTTACTAGCATTATACCTTTATAATGCTTGCTTTCTATGAAAAAGTCAACTCGACCATATAGGAGAGACATATGCatagatcaagcaccatttaaaaGAAAAGCGGTtctaaaatatagctgcaagcagcaattaaggGGCCAAGCACAAATGGAGGTAAAATAAAGAGCTAAGGAGCTGTCTGTAATGACTCCGTAAAGACTGTAAAGttccaactctgcttcaacacATCTGCCTGCAATTAAGTAGACTAAATCAATCTACTGTTCCAGATTCATACACATTATTTATGGCTAAGTCTtgctaaatttattttcattttttgttctcatgtcagatgtatatgtatatatgtaccaggagcaccttaaaaaaaacacaacaaattccttgtgtgtttgcgcacacctggcgaataaagctaattctgattctgataaacaccttgattagctggtccaGGTGTCCAGGAGGAGGGCTGGAGAACCCTGTTAAAGACATCTGTTCATACAGCATTTTACTACTAAAATCAAATTGATCAACGGCCAAACAGGCATGCATAGAAAATTAAGGTATCATTCGATTTTGGCTAAATTGGTCAGAAgatatgtgcaaaaatgtcaattcAAATTTGACCTGTTGAAGGCTCTGTGCCGAAACTACTCATGCGCCCTCAGGTTATActtattataacacacaccaagtttggtcatAATCTGGTAAAGCATTGCGGAAATATAGCCTTCTGTCCATTTTTGTACAAACTTAGTCAAATTTGTTAACATGCTTACAAGAACAGTTTGGTCTATCGGAAATCGCTGGATAACTTTTTGCCAAcattgtctgaagatgatctgagccaattttggtgaaaatctggGAAACCATCTGGACGAGTTGAAAAAGATTTTTCACAAAAttcaaaattgcaaaaaaaacctGACTTGAAAAAAATTCGACACAGCATGAGCTGAGGAATCAGAGGGCAAACATTATTTTACTTCTAAATCTTtaggttcaaaagttattagcggAAATATTAGTGCAAATTTGACCTGTTGGTGGTGCTAAAGAGTTTGGGCTGGATGCTCCAAATTCGATCCAAATTCAAAACCTTCAGACAAAGGGATCTATGGGCTGCCATCGACTTCCAGAGCAGAAGAAACGTAATGGATATATTAGGTGCCTGAGCACCTTAGGTGGTTGGCCCCtaacaaatatgtggctggattcTGATGTGAGACAACAACTATGAATGGACTTTTTCCCTGGacaaagtgttattatggattatagactgaTATTTTGATAATGAAGTTTAAGCACTTTAATAaggttttgtttctttaaaacatACAGCTTTTgactttacaagacattaattgattgaCTGGAGTGATGAATTActaaaattctccaaatctgctgTCTTGGATGGCATGAGGATGAGTTGAGTGAAATTTTTGGGTGAGCTTTTCCTTTAGGAGCAGAAAGATCTTATGACCACTCTTAAGTGTTTACTTTATTGTCTTATTGaaatgatatgaaaaaaaaagtgtctttgtCTCTTGTGTTTGATGTCATCTGTAGGTGTCTTTCCCTGACGCTGATGGTCACAGCCATTCCCAGAGCTATCAGCTGATTGTATGCTTTTCATGTCTTACTGGTTACCTCCTCTTCAGCATCAAGGGCGAATGCCTTGAGCACATGTCTGCACAAAAACACTTCACTCAGTCCATCACTGCTGACATGTGTCATCCTGTGTCTCTGAGAACAAATTCAGTTTGTTTCTTTGTCTTTAACATTTAATGTCATTTCTTGACTTTGAGAGAAATAACCAAGCGTACCCATACCAGTCCTTAGTTACTCAAAGAACCGGTTAATCGCTCTCTGTGAGGACGTTGCCTTCACCCTCAAATGCACAGCCTGCGCTGAGGTGCTCACCTCACATAGGGAGGCAAGAGCACACTTCAATTAAGTCTATATTGGTGTTTCTCAGATTGAAGTTTCACTTTTCTCAGTCCATCTGACATGATGTATGTGTATGCACGTTAAAGGTGCACTCATTTTTATGGCTCAAGCACCACTGGTTTGAGGACCCCTTTGGAGCTGCCCTGTTTATTTTAAGATCCGAAAAGACTTAAGCAAATAGATAACCCAGGATACTGTTGACCCAAGGTTTACAATGTTTACAACTTAGTCTGTAGTGTAGTTTCCTGTGTTAAATTGTATGTAGTTGCtgttaaaaaagagagaaagacaaaatttttgaaaattaagTGGTTTGTTTCCAGGATTAATGAAACGTATATCTGTTTCCAATTTGTAACCATATTAACATTAAAGCTCttgttttattgaataaataatgcCTGCCTTGATTATTGTATGTGTTTTCTTGTACAACAAATAAAGAACAACCCTGGCTTAACAGATTAGAAATGGGAATAGCCCTATATTGTTAGTGAGGGTCATTGACGACTGCTGTGTAGTATGTGTGAGGTCATGTGATGTCAACATGGCAGCCACCATATGGGGGTGACCCACTTTCTTTAAAGCTCAAAATATATTTCGATTTTTACACAAGGGTCTTTTTACACAGTGCAAGTGACACAAAATGCATGGTCataatgttgtttttgtaacctgcatattttgtatgtttgggtcacacatgcatacaacttatttatttatatatatatatatatatatatatatatatatatatatatatatatatatatgtataaatattttaaatatttagaatttttaaatatgtatgtacatttataacactatactttgtattttattacctttgcatcaaattacaaaCAAACTTGTTAATGCTAATGTAACGGTGTTTCTAATGCAGCGTCTATGGGAGGGACGGTAAATGCAATATTGTAAACTATGATGACTTCCACTGCTGAGAAATCATGTGTCCAAGAACAAAACTGTAAAATTGGCACAAAGTAACAATAAAAATGGTGAAACATTTGTGCCATTTTTTGATACATAATAATTTATTTGCGCCTCAGAGCATGCAGAAGAAACAGAGTAAACTGTCATGACATCTTTCATTTGGAGGGGAATGATGTTTGGGAACTCTTAATATGCAAAGTATACCAAATTTTTGGATGACATACTTTGACTAATGTAACTCagaattattaaaacaatgtCTGAGATGGTGTGCAATGAGATAATTTCACTGGTTCGTCCAGTTATCCAatcaattttttgtttgtttgcgttGAAGAACATTTTCGATAAATGTATTTCTGTCGTGATTTATACATGTTTTCTCATCACATAAAAACACATGGTTGGATACATGGGGTCCATTTTTTAATCATGCACTAActattctgttctgtttttctgtttcccAGTGTGCACTGCAGTAATGGCTGCACTATTGTCAGTGCCGATCAAAGTGTGGCTGACATCATGAGGTCGATGGTGGTCATGGGTCAGTGCTCCTCATGCCCCAAACCTTTTTTTAGCTTGAGTCAGATGGAGGAGCACAAAGAGCTCGTGAAACATGAGGTGAAGAGGGTCCTCAGCATGGACAGGGCCCTTCtgtactacatttacatttacatttattcatttagcaaacgcttttatccaaagcgacttacaattgctatgtatgtcagaggtcgcacgcctctggagcagttaggggttaagtgtcttgctcagggacacattggtgtctcacagtggattcgaacccgggtctctcacaccaaagatgtgtgtcttatccactgcgccaacaccacccctgtACTACAGCAACTACTGTGAAATCCAACTCGCTCAGAAGGCCACGCCATGTGGGAGCGATACAGACGGGCCTTCGGCTAAGCGTCAAAGACTGGCCAGCTTAGATCGCCAAGCTGAACCAAGAAAATGTTCACAGCTCGCCTGGTTCTGTGAATGCGGCCTACGCTTCACAGAGGAGGATCAAGCAAGAAAACACCTCCAAGCCACCAGTCAGATCTTTCACAAATGTGCAGTCTGTGGCAAGATCATGGGCGAGTCGACTATAGCACACTTGCACATGAGCCGGTTCCACGGTGGTGCTCATTTGTCCAACTTCCTATTCCACTGCAGGAAGTGCAAGGTGGAAATGCCTAAGATGGAAGACATTATGGCCCACATTGGTGTAAGCCACAGAGGGCACAGCTACTACTAGGAAAAAGAAGACACAGCAGACGACTGCGTCTCATCTTGTATGTCCCCCAAACCATCCACCGGGACCGGGCTGTGTGATAGCATGCTGTATGACACCAAGGAAGACTTTCAGGAGCACTACAACAGTCTGCACAGCCAAGATTACTGCTTCTTGGAAGTGGCTCCGAATATTTTTCCAAACATCCACAGAAAACACCATTGGGAGTACAAGCCCTGAGCAACTTTGTCCTTGCATGGGCTCTGAGAAATCCAAGGTGGAAAGGAAACCTGTGTTCACAAAGTGCATGAAACAGTTGgccattgaaaataaatgcagttaCTGCTGTCGCCATTGTGACAAAAACACGGCCACCTACGCCCTGATGAAGATGCACATCCTCCTGACGCACAAGACCCAGGGCAATGAGAAGAGTTTCGATGTTCTGTGCACTGTTTGCTCACACAGCCATAAAGATATACCCAGTTTCCATTCACATTACCACAAGCATCACTGCCAGTCAGAGCCTTGTGCTTCTTCCCGAGCCAGCAGCGCAGAAGAGAAACCTGCCGCCTCCACCAGCATAATAAATGCCAAGGAGATCTTCCCTCAGAGTAATGGTGAGGTTTTTATTCTGTGTCTGGAGGGATATAAAGCTTGTTTCCCCGCTTAATGATGGCTCCAGTGGAAGTATAGATCAATTATCCCTTCAAATTCCAGCAATAAACTAACACTACCAGTCTGGACAAGTAATGGACGCTATGAAATACCATAAAAGGAAGTATGGGAATGATAAAACTATATgcactagtcaacatttgaagtggattaaAACCTTTCATCAATGTTGTCCTGAAACCAAAAtgcgttcttgtcttaggacaaatTTGATGAAGTTTTTTTGATCCAcgtcaaatgttgactactgtatacatacataattaattactttttttttcagtggcaaAGTTTCTAGATGTAAAGAATGCCATTACCTCAAGGAGTCTTGATGTTAAAAAAGAGGTGACCATTTCACAAGATGGTGATGGTAggttttctaatgtttttttatttattttgtcgaGAAGTGGTATTTCAGTAACATGTCAGTTTAGATTTGCAATATTATGTTTCAATTTAGTACTGTGAcggttcaaataaatattagcAAATCAACTTAGTGCGTGAAAATGTAACACTGCCGTGCCTGCCTATTTATATTTCTCCTTAGATAAATTTGATCAGGACATAAAACTGGCTTTGGCTTTGAGTGCAGAGGAGGCCAGGAAATCAAAAGAGCTGGATAttgataatacatttataattcttgacatatttttgtaatattgctacaaatatctTATATGTCTCTTATTTCTGAACAGTGTAGGGgctgtattgtatttttacattatgtTAGAGCTCATTGAGAGAATGCTATTCATTCATTAATCAGATGATTATTTTGCCAGCTGTACACGACGAGTATTATCATTGTACTGTAGGAATGTTTCATTTTATGAAGCTTAGGCTCagtgtgatatttattgtaataGATGGAATCCTAGGCAGGGTTCTTGAGCACATATATGGTGCGGTGTttcagcttttttgtttttttgggtgtatatatatatatatatatatataatttgaactttactttactttacgtttgtttaaaaatatatactttttaaaatattttttgcattctcATTTTGCAGAGTTGGAAGAAGCCTTGAAAAGAAGCTTGCAGGAGTTCTGATAAGTGAAGACACAATTTGAGTGTTTTTATCATGTTGTTCATGCACTGGAGTGATTAAACGTGTTTCTTTTCTTACATGAGGTTTTCTTTTAAGTTTAAATAAAGGAAAGTAACTAAAGCATATCATGCGTGTTCCTGTCTGAGAAATCTCATTGTGTTCtggtttttgtctttttggtgATGTCATCTTGGCCCTTGACTCTAAAAATGAATCCCACCTTCCTCTGAAATCTCCGAGGTGAACTCCTCCACTCTTGTCTGAAGGAGTGTATTACCAAGGGAAGTTCCAGCCCATGTTTGGAGATGTTATTGAAGACCGCTGGAAACCGCTAGAACGTGGTCGATAAGCGCCGCGAAGTCCGATTCATTTCAACGAACCGGTTCTTTTGGATGATTCATTTAAACGAACAGGTTCTATCCAGTGAATTTTTCAGTCATCACACAAAGTAGTCCACGTGGGCCATGCAAAGTTGCAGCATAAATATTTAGtttgatattaaataaataattacattgtcATTTTCTACTTTATAACACCATCACTTTTAGAATATATCacatcactttaaaatgaaaagttaAGGATTCGGCAATACTACTACCATTTTGACGCTGTCACTTTCTACAGCACTACAACTGGCTATGTTTTGTGCCAGATAAATGTCTCATGTTTGAAAATGGTTGTGTTGAATGTGTATAGCTCAACGTGTCACTCACTTTACAGTTGGAGATTTGCAAACGCTGTGCGAATCGATTCGACTGAATCTTTCAAAGAGTGGACGATTCATTGGAGGACCGGACATCGCTATATTGCTCGGGTGGTCTGCTCCGGTTTATCCTATAGTATATAGgtcactgcacccttcaaatcATTAATTAACGTGACTAGTAGCAGCTATGGCACAAGCGAAAATCAACGCTAAAATGAACGATGCATCCAAAGGCAAATTCAGCCGAACGCTTTCGATGGCGGACCGGTCCGGACGATTACTGGAGAGTCTGGATCAGATTGAGACGAGGTAAGATATTGATTGTCTGATCGGTACAGACTAAATCCAGGAAGACCCACTAAGTCTTGACTCGACTCATGCAAAGTGAATGCATTTTTCCATCGCCGGAACAGAATACAAGTAGTGTGTGGATTAATATAATATAGTTCTTAGAATACTGTAAATGGAAGTTTTCAtgtacaaacatatatatatatatatatattttttttttatttatttttttttataaatgtgtatatatgtatatgtgtgtttgtgtgtgtgtgcgtgtatgtatatatagtttAAGCAGATTTTAGATACACTTCTTAATGTAAGAATTTTAATGGATTAAGTCCAATCATGGTTAACAACAGGCAATAAAACGTGACACTAGCATACATAAGATTACATTGTGAAGGTGGATTTGTATTCGTTTTTAGGACAGCTGTAATAGCAAATTACAGCTAAAACAGTTGTTGCATTGTTGTTGCTGGGTGTTTTTCATAGTTTTCAGGGTTGTATCTGGAATGAAATGATCTCAGTAAGTCTCTCTCAGGGTGGAGGCTCTTCGTGAGGAAGCCACTGCTATGGAGCAGGAGAGAGAGTGTTTAATTGAGATGATCCAGTCCATACGAAACAGTCAGGAACTGAGGAGCGTTTGTGACGGTACGCCCTCCGTGCTGCATGACCTCCGCTTGTGAACTCTAATGGATAACATATAAACTAAATTTCAACTTTTATTTCAGGGGAAAGGGAAGAGCTCTCTCTGACCGCCTCGAGACTCCTGGGCAGGACATTAACAGTGAGCATTTCTGTGGATACGATCCGAAACGAGCAGCAGGAAGAGGCCTTGAAGAAAGCCACGGCCATCATCGATGAGATCACTGGGAAGGTGCTGGAGGACATGGAGGGGGGCAGAAAGCGTCTGCAGGCCCTTCACGCGGCGTGTGTGACCGACGCGCCTCCTGTGCCTCTGGATCAGAAGTTTCAGAGCGTCGTGATCAGCTGCGCCCTGGAGGACCAGAAGAAGATCAAGAGGCGCCTCGAAACCCTCATCAGGAACATAGACCACGCAGAGAAAACCATTCAAATCATGGATAACCAGAAAGTTGATCATTCCAGTCTTAGCAATGGCAAATAGAGGCTGAGTGACTGACGCGCGCCACACGTGCCTTTCCCTGATAGCACACCTACATCACGGAGACGTCTGCAAGACATATTTTTAGTGTTTGCTCGTCTGCTATGTACTATCTGCAATTGCAGATGTCTGTTAAAggatagcacacgtacatctgcaagatgtctgttaaagatcattgatctggaaagcatctgtgtGCAGATGTCTGTAAGATGTCAGTTTACATTCATTCTAAATTATAAACAAAGACATCTAAtaaacatctatttgacatctaaaaCAAAATGTCCTATAGACATATTGCGGTTGAACAAACACCAAATAAtacgtcttgcagatgtaaattcAGACATCAAATAGACGTCTCCATGATGCGTGTGTTGTATCAGGGACATAACtgatatatgaccctggaccacaataaCAGTCATAAGGGGTCAATTGTTTTGAccatcatctgaataaataagcttgccATTGATGTATGAATTGCTAGGGCTGAATTTGGCAGAAATATGACTATGAATTatgaatttataattataaagttggccaaattaagttcttagcaatgcatattactaatcaaaagtatgttttttatgtatttatggtaggaaatgtacaaaatatcttcatggaacatgatctttacataatatcataatgatttttggtacaaaagaaaaatcgataattttgatccACGCaatatatttttggctattg encodes the following:
- the LOC132156632 gene encoding BAG family molecular chaperone regulator 2-like; the encoded protein is MAQAKINAKMNDASKGKFSRTLSMADRSGRLLESLDQIETRVEALREEATAMEQERECLIEMIQSIRNSQELRSVCDGEREELSLTASRLLGRTLTVSISVDTIRNEQQEEALKKATAIIDEITGKVLEDMEGGRKRLQALHAACVTDAPPVPLDQKFQSVVISCALEDQKKIKRRLETLIRNIDHAEKTIQIMDNQKVDHSSLSNGK